The genomic segment GCGGTAAGCGCATCGGCAAAGCGTGGCTCAATCTGAGCCAGCGAATCCAACGCATTCTTTAACCCTTCAGCCGAAATGCCCATCAGCCGACCAGTTTCAGTAACGCCATCGGCGCGCCGTAGAGGGCAGGGCCAACATCCCAGCGCAAGGTCTGGAGGCCATCAGCCTCCTCTGGTCCATCTTCGCTGTTATTGGCGAGGATGCGCGCATCGGTGGTAAGGGTAAAAGTGCCCTTTATCGCAATGGGTTCGGCCGGCATCTTGTCAGCGCCGCCTTTGCCCATGAAACCTGCCGCCATGCTGCCCATGCCGATCAGCGAACTGAGCGACATTTCGGGGTCGGTGCGGAAGGCCGGCGCTTCGACGCGCAGGCGACCATTGTCCCAACGGGTTATATGGATCATCGGTTCGCCTAGCGAATATCGCGGTATTACCGGAAAGGCGAAGTCGTCCGCAAGTTTGCCACTGGTGCTGTAATCAATCATGAAGACACCATTGCCCAAATGCTCCACCTTGTTCCACGCGGCCAGCCGTTCGACTTCGCGCGTAAAGCGTTTGATGGTTTCGGGATTCTCCGGGTCAATTCCGCCAAGCATCATTTCGGCCATCTTACGGCCTTGTTCTTCACGCTTTTTCTTTTCGGCTTGTTCGACGTCCCAGTCGGCCTTTTGCTGTTTTATTTCGGCTGGGGTGCATTCACGTTCGTTGCTTTCCCACGAGTCCGCTGCGGCATCCGCCGTGGCAGCGGCGGCATCTGCTGCGGCAGAAGCTGCATCGGCTGCGGCTGCCGCCGCGGCTTCGGCGGCGACATTCGCATCTTCTTCTTGCGCTTTCTGCTCGTCCTGAAATGCCAGCACATTCGCCCGCCAGTTCGACGCAGGCACAATCCCGAACACCGGACCACTAACCGCAGCAACATCGTCGCGCTTCAGGTCGATCTCCATCGTTTCGCTATTGTCAGCAGCAGGTTCGATTGTTTCGTTCCAGCAGACAGCCTTGAACTCCGCTGTGCCCTCTTTGCCCAAAAAGTCATTGTTCAACAGATTGGCAAGGCCCACCAGCTGGATTTGCCCTTTATAGGTAAAATTGAAATCGCCATTTTTGCGCACCGTCATTGCCGACACAAATTCTCCGGGCAGGATCAGGCACCCGCTGAGTGAAAAACAAGCGGCAGTGGCCACCGCCACCTTTGCCCATGTTGTGACCAGACTTATTTGCATTGCGATTCCCCTTCGCATTCAGCCCCTGCGTACCGTCGCCGCGTAAAGCGCAATGGCGGCGGCATTGGAAACGTTGAGCGACTCCATCTGCTCGCTGATTGGCAGCTTTGCCAATTGGTCGCAATGCTCCTCTATATTATGCCGCATGCCGTCACCTTCGGCGCCCAATACTAGAGCATTGCGCCCCGGAGTCAGCGCCTGTTCGAGTGTGGCTGTGGCATGGCCCGACAAGCCTATCCGCCAATAACCTGCCTCGGCAATTTCCTCTAGCGCGCGCGCCAGATTTACGACGCGGACCCATGGCGTCACCTCGAGTGCTCCAGACGCTGCCTTCGCCAAGGCTCCCGATTCGGGCGGGGCGTGGCGGTCCTGTGTTATTACAGCGACCGCATTAAACGCTGCCGCTGTGCGGAAAATGGCGCCGACATTGTGCGGATCGGTTACCTGGTCCAATATAAGCAGCGGCCGCGTGTCGTCTTCGTCCACCGCCAGCGCATCGGTCAGCCAGACATCTTCCATGGGCGCTACTTCCAGCACAAGACCCTGATGTGGGGCGTCCTTTGGCACATAACGGGCCAAGTCTGCGGCATCGGCAAATTGCACTGCTAATCCTTCGGGAATTACGATTTTTCCCAACTCTTCCCGCGTGCCCCACAGCTTGATCAACCGCCGGTCAGGATTGTCGAGCGCGGCATAGACGGCGTGACGGCCATAGAATTTGGGATTACCACTGACGGGTGCTGCGCCACGGCGGCGATGGCTTTTATGCGAAGACATGGTTGAGGTGCGTTCCAAAAAGAAAATGCGTTGATAGCAGTCCCTTTCCCACTTGAGGCACTGACAGGCAAGTGCCGTTTCGCTATCGGGCCGCTTCCTTAGTGGGACGACACTTATGTTACGCATTTTGCTCTGCCTAACACGTCGACAGGCTGCCAAGTGGTTGTAAGGCAGCAGAGTGTAAATTTGCGCGGCTTTCCGTGCGATGGTTCTAATTGAGATTGGGCACCAGTTGTTTAAGCAGGCACGTCCAACTTCCGCAGTGGCGTTACCAGTGCTGGCTAACTGCTCCTATCAGGCACTTTCGCGCAATAGTAGGCGCACCGGCACTGGAGTTGTATCCGGCGTTTTCCCTTTCAGTAGCGCAATAAGCGCTTCCACCAGCATTTCGCCGGCTTTGTAATAATCCTGCTCGATGGTGGTTAGAGGCGGCTGGGCGTATGCGCCTGTGGCGATACCGTCAAAGCCAATTACGTGGACGTCCTTGCCTACAGCAATACCGGCTTCATCCAGCGCGCGGAGTGCGCCTAGTGCAATGAAATCATTGGCGCAAAACAGACCGTCGAAGTTTGTCTTGTCCCGCAACAGAGCCTTGACCGCGGCGTAACCCTGGTCCTCGCGCACCGCGTTTTCGGGCAAAGTAGGGCAGATGACGGGCAGGCCAAGCTCCTGTGTCACCGCCATATAGGTATTGATGCGGTCCTGAAATTGGGGCTGCTCACTATTCATCGGGCCGATATAGGCAATGTTGCGGCATCCCTTTGTGCGCAGATGGTCCATGGCGAGCCTAGTACCCATGGCATTGTCACTTTTGATCGAAACCAGGTCTTCCTTGCTCGCACCCCAGCAGATCATGGGGGTGTTATGCCGGGCATACTCCCCGAAATATTGCCAGCCTTCGACATTTTGCCCGCTTCCGATAACAATCAGGCCATCGGACTGGCGGCTTCCGGTATAATTGGCGAAGAAATTGGCAGGAGAATCCTGGAAAGAAACGATCAGATTATAGCCCCGTTCAGATGCGGACGCAGCAATGCAGCCAAGCAGCGAGAGGTAGAAAGGGTTGATGTTCGCCTTATTTTCTCCTCTTCGGCAAAGGATGACGAGGGCGATCGAAAAGGTCTGTTGCGTGCGCAAACGTAAGGCATTGTGGTCGACCGAGTAGTTGAGCTCGTTCGCCAGCGCGACGATCCGCGCCCGGGTGTCTTCGTTGACTTTTTTGTCGCCACGCAGCGCACGCGACACTGTGGGTTGCGAAACCCCCAGCATCGCTGCGATCTGATGCGCTGTAATCCGCCCCTCTTTGCCCATGCCGCGCCGGTTAGCACCAAGGCGCGCGGGAGTCACGCGGCGAGCGCAGTCTCCGGCGCGACAAAATCCAGATTAAGGCTGTCCGCGACGGCCTTGCTGGTCACCTTGCCCTTGTGGACATTGAGTCCGGCAAGCAGGCCGCGTCCTGTATCGGACAAGGCATGCAGAGCGCCGACACCTTTTTCGGCTAACGCGAGACCATAAGGCAAAGTGGCGTTATTCAGGGCTGCAGCGCTTGTTTGCGGTACCGCGCCGGGCATGTTGGCGACGCAATAATGGATGATTCCGTCGACCACATAAGTAGGCTCTGCATGCGTGGTGGGCTTCGATGTTTCAAAGCACCCGCCCTGGTCGATGGCGACGTCTACGAGAACCGAGCCCGGCTTCATATGTTTCAACATGGCACGAGTCACAAGCTTCGGCGCGCTGGCGCCGGGGATCAAAACTGCACCGATGACAGCGTCAGCAATGCTGATTTCATGGTCAATTGTTTCGAGCGTTGAATAACGTGTGCGTACGCGGCCCTGAAACAATTCGTCCAGTTCGCGCAAGCGGGGGATGGAACGATCAACGATGGTGACTTCCGCGCCAAGGCCGACCGCCATGCGCGCAGCATGGGTGCCGACAACGCCGCCACCGATGACACAGACGCGGCCTGCAGCAACACCGGGAACGCCGCCCAACAATATTCCTGCTCCACCTTCGCTGCGACGCATCGCTTCGCCAGCGGCTTCGATAGCGAGGCGGCCTGCAACTTCGCTCATGGGTGCGAGCAGGGGCAGGGTGCCCTTTTCGTCGGTCACGGTCTCATAAGCGATGGCTGTGCAGCCGCTAGCGATCAGGCCCTTTGCTTGTTCAGGATCTGGCGCGAGGTGAAGATAGGTAAAAAGAAGCTGGTCGGGGCGAAGCTGAACCCATTCCGAAGGCTGGGGCTCTTTGACCTTTACGATCATGTCGCATCCGGCGAAGATCTCGGCAGCTGTGGCCGCTATCTCGGCACCCGCAGCGCGATAGGCGTCATCGGTTGCCATAATGCCAGCGCCAGCCCCTGATTGGACGACAACCTGATGCCCACGGGCAACATATTCGCGCACGGCACCGGGGGTCAGGCCGACCCGATATTCGTGAACCTTAATCTCGCTGGGAACGCCGACACGCATTTCTCTTCTCCTGATTTGAGTCTCTGTGACGGAGAAATAGCATTGTCCTTCTGCGGTTAATCCGCAAAGATTCGACAAGATGGGTTATATGACGCATATATTCCGCGCAAAAATTTAACAGGACGAAGAAAATATGCAACTCGATCGCGCTGACCGTAAATTACTTCGCGCTTTGGTCACAAATGGCCGGGCGACGCAGCAGGAGTTGGGGGATGCGGCAGGGCTGTCACCTAGCGCGGCGGCACGGCGGCAAAAGGCGCTGGAAGATGCCGGCATCGTGCGGGGCTATCGCGCAGATGTGAATCTACGTAAATTGGGTCTGGGTGCCACAGTAATGGTCACCATCACGCTCGACAGCCAAAGTGAGGAGGCGATGGGTGCGTTCGAAGCGGCGGTGGCCGAAGGCCCATCAATCATCCGCTGCCACCTTATGAGCGGCCGTAACGATTATCTTTTGGTTGTGCGGGCGGCGTCGATCGAGGACTATGAAATCATCCACCGCCAGGAAATCGCACGCTTACCTCGCGTTGCCCGGATCGAAACAGCTTTTGCCTTGCGCGAAGTGGTCAACCGTACGGTCCCCCCTAGATTGCTTGGGTAGCGTAGACGCTATTGCCCTCGCACAGTATTTAGCGGCGAATAATGCAAATTTATCGGTAAAATGTCGTTAATATTTTATTGATGATAAATACGTCCAATGAATTGTAAAAATTCAGTACTAATAAGATGTTGTCGCGGTTCAAATGAGTCAGTTTAAAGCGACAGATTACTTATAAACTAATCGAAGTATCTTCACTGAAATCACGGGTCGCGATGCGTGATATGCGGGCGCGTGGCTATCTTGCTCATCCCGCTTCGGAGGATATCATGAATATTGTTCTTTTCTGGAATGGCGTATTACTTGAATGTTCGCGCCGTGACTTCACCCGTGGCTATGCAAATAGCCAGCAACCCGGGCCGATACGCACATCCCGCGCCATGGCGATTGTCCATTTGGCTATCCACGATGCCATAGCTTTTAAAAATGGCGTTCCCGGTGCTGCTTATTTGAACAAGAAAGGCATAGCACACACCGTAGCTGCTCCTCCAGCGGGCGCAGTAGACGATATTGTGGCAGGCGCGGCCGTAACCACGTTAAAGGCCATGTACCCGCGCTATGGTGACTTCATCGATGATAGCTATGACGGCGGGAACAATGCTCGCTTCAACTATGGTGAGGAAATCGCCAATGCATTGTTGGCGGCGCGGGTCAATGATGGTTCCGATCTGATGCTTACCGCGCCTCAGGTGGTCTCTCCCGTTTACGGGCAGCATCGAGCTGATCCCTATGCGCCTGGGCAAGCCCGTCTTGGGCCAGCATGGGGCAACGTAGCTCGTTTCACCGGTAATGCGCACAAGCCGCTGGCACCATATCCGGGGCAAGGACTGCCTAATTTGCTCGCGGATGCTGATTATAAGGCGGATTATGACGAAGTTGTCGCCTACGGTGCCGAAGACCGCCGCAGCCGCACGGCTGAGCAGGAAAGGATCGGCGTTTACTGGGCCTATGATGGTGTCATGAACCTCGGTGTCCCGCCCCGGCTCTATAACCAAATTGCGCGGAAGATCGTAGCCGGCAAGAATCTGAGTGTGGCGCGGACAGCGGAATTGTTTGCGCAGGTCAATGTCGCGATGGCGGACGCCGGGATCGACGCATGGTATTACAAATATCTCTATGACCTGTGGCGGCCAGTGGTCGGTATCCGTGCCGAAGCTGCACCAGATGGTGATCCTTTTTGGGCGCCAATGGGTGCGCCGCAAACCAATGTTTTGGGGCGCTCAACTTTTACGCCACCTTTCCCGGCTTATCCGTCGGGCCATGCCACCTTTGGCGCGGCGTTGTTTCAGTCGCTACGTCTCGCACTTAACAGTTCTGCCGGGCCGATAACAACGGCGGATGTGGTGGCCGAGGAAACCGCACCTGCGGGATTGGTTGCAAGTGAGAGTTTCACCTTTGTCTCGGATGAACTCGACGGCATCGCAGTCGATTCCGACGGTTCCGTTCGGTATCGGACGCCGATCAGCTTTGATAATTATGTCAGGCCGATCTGGGAAAATTCGGTCAGCCGTATCTTCCTCGGCGTTCACTGGCGGTTCGATGGGCTGCCGCGTGATCCGGCAGACAATGTCGGCGGTGTGCCGTTAGGACTTGCGATTGGTGAAGAAGTGCACGCCTTCTTCAATAACGGAACTTCCTTGGGCGGTTCTGTCTGACAAAGCGAGGCGACCCTGAAAAGGGTCGCCTTTCCATCAGAATTGACCCTTTTTGAATGCAGGAATTGCCTTTGTTTAGACCCCGGCATTGCGCTTCTTTCTGGCATAAAACTGTGATGTAATTGTCACATTTGTCAAAAAGGACAACGGCACTGACATAAAATTGCTTGATTGCGCGTTCCATTGATGTTTGTGTGCACCTGCACAATAAAGGCGCTGGTAAATAAAAATTAACCACAGCGCGCGCATTAGATTTAGCGGGAAGAGGACGGCATGTGCCGGTGGCGGTGGTGTACGCCTTGTCTTCGGCTAACTTAATAGCGCACCTAAAGAAGGGGTAATTTTATGCGTAACTCGATTTTGAAACTGGCTGCGATGAGCGTTGCAATGAGCGCACTCGCTGTTTCCGCACCTGCATTTGCGCAGGAAGAAGAAGCAGAATCCGGTCCCATCACCATCACAGGTGGTATCACCGGCGTTTCGGATTATCGTTTCCGCGGCGTTTCGCTTTCGGACAAGGATTTCGCGATCCAGCCAACCCTTACTGTAAAGCACGAATCGGGCTTTTACGTTGGCGTATGGGGTTCGAACCTCGCCGCAAATGCTGGTGACGATATTGAAGTCGATCTTTATGCCGGTTTCTCGGGCGGCGACACCATCACCTATGACATCGGCGCAACCTATTATGTCTATCCCGGCATTTCGAGCTTCAACTATGTTGAGTTCACCGGCAAGTTGGGAACGACTGTTGGACCAGCAACCATCGGTGGTCAATTGAGCTATGTTCCAAGCCAGGATAACACCGGCAATACCGATAATATATATGTTGCGACCAACGCTGCAATCGCGTTGCCTGACTCGCCCATTTCGATTGTTGGTTCAGTTGGCCTTGAAGATGGCGCCTTCACGGGTGGTAGCTCGAAACTGGACTGGTCGCTTGGCTTGACCGCCAACGTTGCCGGTTTCACCCTCGGTGCATCCTATGTTGATACAGACCGTCAGTCGACCTTTGCGTTCAAAGACAGTTCTG from the Sphingorhabdus lacus genome contains:
- a CDS encoding LacI family DNA-binding transcriptional regulator; the encoded protein is MTPARLGANRRGMGKEGRITAHQIAAMLGVSQPTVSRALRGDKKVNEDTRARIVALANELNYSVDHNALRLRTQQTFSIALVILCRRGENKANINPFYLSLLGCIAASASERGYNLIVSFQDSPANFFANYTGSRQSDGLIVIGSGQNVEGWQYFGEYARHNTPMICWGASKEDLVSIKSDNAMGTRLAMDHLRTKGCRNIAYIGPMNSEQPQFQDRINTYMAVTQELGLPVICPTLPENAVREDQGYAAVKALLRDKTNFDGLFCANDFIALGALRALDEAGIAVGKDVHVIGFDGIATGAYAQPPLTTIEQDYYKAGEMLVEALIALLKGKTPDTTPVPVRLLLRESA
- a CDS encoding Lrp/AsnC family transcriptional regulator; this encodes MQLDRADRKLLRALVTNGRATQQELGDAAGLSPSAAARRQKALEDAGIVRGYRADVNLRKLGLGATVMVTITLDSQSEEAMGAFEAAVAEGPSIIRCHLMSGRNDYLLVVRAASIEDYEIIHRQEIARLPRVARIETAFALREVVNRTVPPRLLG
- the rlmB gene encoding 23S rRNA (guanosine(2251)-2'-O)-methyltransferase RlmB, encoding MSSHKSHRRRGAAPVSGNPKFYGRHAVYAALDNPDRRLIKLWGTREELGKIVIPEGLAVQFADAADLARYVPKDAPHQGLVLEVAPMEDVWLTDALAVDEDDTRPLLILDQVTDPHNVGAIFRTAAAFNAVAVITQDRHAPPESGALAKAASGALEVTPWVRVVNLARALEEIAEAGYWRIGLSGHATATLEQALTPGRNALVLGAEGDGMRHNIEEHCDQLAKLPISEQMESLNVSNAAAIALYAATVRRG
- a CDS encoding TorF family putative porin; the protein is MRNSILKLAAMSVAMSALAVSAPAFAQEEEAESGPITITGGITGVSDYRFRGVSLSDKDFAIQPTLTVKHESGFYVGVWGSNLAANAGDDIEVDLYAGFSGGDTITYDIGATYYVYPGISSFNYVEFTGKLGTTVGPATIGGQLSYVPSQDNTGNTDNIYVATNAAIALPDSPISIVGSVGLEDGAFTGGSSKLDWSLGLTANVAGFTLGASYVDTDRQSTFAFKDSSAGVVFSLAYFF
- the ald gene encoding alanine dehydrogenase; the protein is MRVGVPSEIKVHEYRVGLTPGAVREYVARGHQVVVQSGAGAGIMATDDAYRAAGAEIAATAAEIFAGCDMIVKVKEPQPSEWVQLRPDQLLFTYLHLAPDPEQAKGLIASGCTAIAYETVTDEKGTLPLLAPMSEVAGRLAIEAAGEAMRRSEGGAGILLGGVPGVAAGRVCVIGGGVVGTHAARMAVGLGAEVTIVDRSIPRLRELDELFQGRVRTRYSTLETIDHEISIADAVIGAVLIPGASAPKLVTRAMLKHMKPGSVLVDVAIDQGGCFETSKPTTHAEPTYVVDGIIHYCVANMPGAVPQTSAAALNNATLPYGLALAEKGVGALHALSDTGRGLLAGLNVHKGKVTSKAVADSLNLDFVAPETALAA
- a CDS encoding vanadium-dependent haloperoxidase → MNIVLFWNGVLLECSRRDFTRGYANSQQPGPIRTSRAMAIVHLAIHDAIAFKNGVPGAAYLNKKGIAHTVAAPPAGAVDDIVAGAAVTTLKAMYPRYGDFIDDSYDGGNNARFNYGEEIANALLAARVNDGSDLMLTAPQVVSPVYGQHRADPYAPGQARLGPAWGNVARFTGNAHKPLAPYPGQGLPNLLADADYKADYDEVVAYGAEDRRSRTAEQERIGVYWAYDGVMNLGVPPRLYNQIARKIVAGKNLSVARTAELFAQVNVAMADAGIDAWYYKYLYDLWRPVVGIRAEAAPDGDPFWAPMGAPQTNVLGRSTFTPPFPAYPSGHATFGAALFQSLRLALNSSAGPITTADVVAEETAPAGLVASESFTFVSDELDGIAVDSDGSVRYRTPISFDNYVRPIWENSVSRIFLGVHWRFDGLPRDPADNVGGVPLGLAIGEEVHAFFNNGTSLGGSV